The following is a genomic window from uncultured Propionivibrio sp..
ATCAATCCCGAACTGGTTGAGGCTGATGGCGAGCAGATCGGCGAGGAAGGTTGTCTTTCGGTGCCGGGCATTTACGACAAGGTGGTGCGGGCGGAACGAGTGAAGGTCGCCTATCTCGATCCGGACGGCAAAAACCAGATCGTTGAGGCTGACGGCTTGCTGGCAGTTTGTCTTCAGCACGAAATGGATCACTTGCAGGGCAAGGTGTTTGTCGAGCATCTCTCGACGCTTAAACAGATGCGCATCAAGAACAAGCTCTCCAAACAGGCGCGGATTACGGCATGAAATTGATTTTTGCGGGAACGCCGGTGTTTGCCGCCCAGGCCTTGACGGCGTTGCTTGCCGCCGGGCATGAAGTGGTGTTAGTGCTTACTCAGCCGGATCGCCCGGCAGGAAGAGGAATGAACCTGCAGCCTTCAGCAGTCAAGCAAGTGGCGCAGGCGCACGGAATCGAGGTTTTTCAGCCGACCTCGCTGCGTGACGCAGACGCGCAGGCGCGGGTGAGCGCGGCGAATGCCGAGGTGATGGTGGTTGCGGCGTATGGCCTGATCCTGCCGCAAGCGGTGCTCGACTTGCCACGTTTCGGCTGCCTCAATATTCATGCATCGCTGTTGCCGCGTTGGCGAGGTGCCGCGCCGATCCAGCGGGCGATTCTTGCCGGCGACCGCGAGACCGGCGTCTGCATCATGCAGATGGAAGCGGGTCTGGATACCGGTCCGGTGCTGTTCTCCGAAGCCTTGACGATTGAAGACGACGACACGAGTGCCAGCCTGCACGATCGCCTGGCCGATCTCGGCGCACGCCTGATCGTTGCCGCCGTCTCAGCCCTACCCCTGGCGCCGCGTCCTCAACCCGAGGATGGAATCACCTATGCGGCCAAAATCGAAAAACGCGA
Proteins encoded in this region:
- the def gene encoding peptide deformylase; translation: MALLPILRFPDPRLKKVAARVDVVDDNIRQLALDMAETMYEAPGIGLAATQVDVHKRVIVIDVSETRDELLVLINPELVEADGEQIGEEGCLSVPGIYDKVVRAERVKVAYLDPDGKNQIVEADGLLAVCLQHEMDHLQGKVFVEHLSTLKQMRIKNKLSKQARITA
- the fmt gene encoding methionyl-tRNA formyltransferase, whose protein sequence is MKLIFAGTPVFAAQALTALLAAGHEVVLVLTQPDRPAGRGMNLQPSAVKQVAQAHGIEVFQPTSLRDADAQARVSAANAEVMVVAAYGLILPQAVLDLPRFGCLNIHASLLPRWRGAAPIQRAILAGDRETGVCIMQMEAGLDTGPVLFSEALTIEDDDTSASLHDRLADLGARLIVAAVSALPLAPRPQPEDGITYAAKIEKREAALDWRQPAEVLDRHIRAFNPFPGAVTSLSGQPVKVWRASRVPGQGEPGRILAVSKDGISVACGDGVLRLLELQKAGGKRVSAAQFATGSTVSVGTSFDLPLAS